From one Zhongshania sp. R06B22 genomic stretch:
- a CDS encoding hydroxymethylglutaryl-CoA lyase: MAEKIIINDVGPRDGLQNQAVTLEPQQRVALIRALLTAGVKHIEVGSFVSPTAVPAMRGTAEVIAALPRGDFHFSALIPNLKGYDLAKASGIDTVSLVIAASNTMNEKNIRMNNAQVLSFAKDVLGRAQADNFRTLACIATAWECPFEGLIPEKTVIDLCAELFAAGAPEVVLADTIGAASPAQVKSLMSKLVAEFGAQRLSCHFHDTRAMGVANVYAAVECGVRKFDSSIGGLGGCPFAPGASGNVATEDVVLMLNQMGFDTGIDLAKLVLAADLVAEQTGAHATANSAKWIKRQIEKGLL, encoded by the coding sequence ATGGCTGAAAAAATTATAATTAACGATGTTGGTCCCCGCGATGGCTTGCAAAATCAAGCGGTAACACTTGAACCGCAGCAGCGTGTGGCCTTAATTCGAGCACTGCTCACGGCCGGTGTAAAACATATTGAAGTGGGCTCATTTGTATCTCCTACCGCAGTGCCAGCCATGCGTGGCACAGCGGAGGTCATCGCCGCACTGCCTAGAGGCGATTTTCACTTCTCTGCGCTCATCCCTAATCTCAAAGGGTATGACTTAGCCAAAGCCTCTGGCATCGACACAGTTAGCCTGGTTATTGCCGCCAGCAACACCATGAACGAAAAAAATATTCGCATGAACAACGCCCAAGTCTTGAGCTTTGCCAAAGACGTATTGGGCCGAGCTCAAGCGGATAACTTTCGCACTCTCGCCTGCATTGCTACCGCCTGGGAATGTCCTTTTGAAGGTTTGATACCTGAGAAAACTGTGATCGACTTATGCGCTGAATTATTCGCCGCCGGCGCCCCCGAAGTGGTATTAGCCGACACCATTGGCGCGGCCTCACCAGCGCAGGTGAAGTCACTTATGAGCAAGCTAGTCGCGGAGTTTGGTGCACAGCGCCTGTCCTGCCATTTTCACGATACCCGCGCAATGGGCGTCGCCAATGTGTACGCTGCTGTTGAGTGTGGTGTACGTAAATTTGATTCTTCGATTGGCGGCCTTGGCGGCTGCCCCTTTGCACCCGGCGCGTCGGGCAATGTCGCCACCGAAGACGTGGTGCTCATGTTAAATCAAATGGGCTTTGATACTGGTATCGACTTAGCCAAGCTCGTGCTGGCGGCCGATTTAGTGGCCGAGCAAACCGGCGCCCATGCAACGGCAAATTCCGCAAAATGGATTAAGCGACAAATTGAAAAAGGTCTGCTTTAA
- a CDS encoding glutathione S-transferase family protein yields the protein MIDLHTVPTPNGHKISIALEELGLEYNVIPYDISIGDQFKPELLALNPNNKLPVLVDHDPISGSSEPMVIFETGAILLYLAEKTGKLMAQDPATRFQQLQWLMFQVSSVGPLQGQAHHFIRYARVPQDYARERYVNESLRQCRVLETQLQQQDYLAGDYSIADIACWPWLRCLSLIDIHLDKDFPRLHDWFKRIEERPAVQKGKDVIHGWVYQLPPNFKMELDEKTWSYSFGEEQYRQR from the coding sequence GTGATCGACCTGCATACCGTTCCTACGCCCAACGGCCATAAAATTTCAATTGCCCTGGAAGAACTGGGCCTAGAATACAATGTCATTCCCTACGACATCAGCATAGGAGACCAATTTAAGCCGGAATTGCTGGCGCTCAACCCCAACAATAAATTACCCGTGCTAGTAGACCACGACCCTATTTCAGGCAGTAGCGAGCCAATGGTGATTTTTGAGACCGGCGCTATCCTCCTCTATCTCGCCGAGAAAACCGGCAAACTGATGGCGCAAGACCCCGCAACCCGCTTTCAGCAACTGCAGTGGCTGATGTTCCAAGTATCAAGTGTTGGTCCTTTACAGGGACAAGCGCATCACTTTATTCGCTATGCGCGCGTTCCGCAGGATTACGCGCGGGAACGCTATGTTAACGAAAGCCTACGTCAATGCCGCGTGCTGGAAACTCAGCTCCAACAGCAAGACTATTTGGCTGGCGACTACTCTATCGCCGATATTGCCTGCTGGCCTTGGCTACGCTGCTTATCCTTAATTGATATTCATCTCGACAAAGACTTCCCCCGTTTGCACGACTGGTTTAAACGCATTGAAGAACGACCTGCAGTACAAAAAGGCAAGGACGTCATTCATGGCTGGGTCTATCAGCTGCCGCCTAATTTTAAAATGGAATTAGACGAGAAAACGTGGTCATATTCCTTCGGTGAAGAACAATATCGCCAACGCTAA
- a CDS encoding TonB-dependent receptor — translation MLMGSNARWWAAGIVACVAQAVIAADTSSDTTSVQSTDSSNRRMLEEVVVSAQKVNQSSQDVPISLTAVSGDFMREVGATGLQDIAPYIPNVRFSSDTDPALAQINIRGFGSNPLNSAFDSSVGFVQDEIFFNRPSYYNEAMFDIARVEVLRGPQGTLFGKNTIAGVFNVTTKGPTEELSADLRMNKTDPEEVSLEAGIGGMVTDWFGVRIAAQDISRDGQLHNQFLNRQDDKHEQNAQRLKLLFLPSENVSFELMGVTSETSANYWGLQLMNLDEGSSDFLKNYDPNIEGDPYNFTSSYDQDGFLDKTSDTLGLKTDWDIGPVGALDNLNMVLVLADTALTIDSLVDLDTSPANLAVLEVVSDYEQQSAELRFTGTADSLFGLGSGVEFVVGAYVFDSRFSQATKITTGDDFGAYLLTDDALQLVSGQTNVSSGGLLGGLNLAGIGLISNLTGALIGEDFFRLDYLLNVDAQAIFAQMSWALTDQFIITPGIRYSREQKVADASGEGVCRTAALGTPCIMESALSAEDYDERGLSRKESDVSPKLAFQYYLNRDTNVFLTYARGYKSGGFNASSFGGEDLSFEPEEAATIEAGFKGEFFENTLRLNAAVYQTEFDNLQVLAFNGAFFDVTNAASAISRGLEMDFMWLTPFEPLSIAGSLGLLDAKYDSYPNAPAPITQGVNAKQDLSGKRIAFAPEQSASITPTLTLPLFGLAMRASVDYLYQGNQYTDGDLDPNSYLKGFSQVSARISLGSTDQRWAVSLGGSNLTEEKVLNQVLDTVFFPGSYNARQKSGRKIFASLSFAW, via the coding sequence ATGTTAATGGGTTCAAACGCGCGCTGGTGGGCGGCGGGAATAGTCGCCTGTGTGGCGCAAGCTGTCATCGCGGCAGATACGTCGTCAGATACCACGTCAGTGCAAAGCACAGATTCGTCTAATCGTCGTATGCTCGAAGAAGTGGTGGTGAGCGCGCAAAAAGTCAATCAATCATCCCAGGACGTGCCAATATCATTAACGGCAGTTAGCGGCGACTTTATGCGAGAGGTGGGCGCAACCGGCTTGCAAGATATTGCCCCCTATATTCCGAATGTGCGTTTTTCTTCAGATACTGATCCCGCCCTGGCGCAAATTAATATTCGTGGTTTTGGTTCTAATCCCCTGAACTCGGCCTTTGATAGTTCGGTCGGCTTTGTGCAAGACGAAATATTCTTCAATCGCCCCTCTTACTATAACGAAGCGATGTTTGATATTGCCCGCGTTGAAGTGCTGCGCGGTCCGCAGGGAACCTTATTTGGCAAGAACACTATTGCTGGGGTGTTCAACGTCACCACAAAAGGTCCGACCGAAGAACTGTCTGCAGATTTGCGGATGAATAAAACCGATCCTGAGGAAGTGAGTTTAGAAGCGGGTATTGGCGGCATGGTTACCGATTGGTTTGGTGTTCGTATCGCCGCCCAAGATATTAGCCGGGATGGTCAGCTGCACAATCAGTTTTTAAATCGCCAAGATGATAAGCATGAGCAGAATGCGCAACGGTTAAAATTATTATTTCTACCATCCGAAAATGTGTCATTCGAATTGATGGGTGTGACCTCAGAAACATCGGCAAATTACTGGGGTCTGCAGCTAATGAACCTAGATGAGGGCAGTAGCGATTTCCTTAAAAACTATGATCCCAATATTGAGGGCGACCCTTATAATTTCACCAGTTCGTATGATCAGGATGGTTTCTTAGATAAGACCTCTGACACCCTCGGCTTGAAAACCGACTGGGATATTGGCCCTGTCGGCGCACTAGATAATCTTAATATGGTATTAGTGTTAGCTGATACCGCATTAACTATCGACAGCTTGGTCGACTTGGATACCTCGCCGGCTAACCTTGCGGTGCTAGAAGTGGTCTCAGATTACGAGCAGCAATCAGCCGAGCTACGATTCACCGGCACGGCTGACAGCCTGTTTGGGCTTGGCTCGGGTGTTGAATTTGTAGTGGGTGCTTATGTCTTTGATTCACGGTTTAGTCAGGCTACAAAAATAACTACTGGCGATGACTTCGGCGCTTATTTACTCACCGATGACGCCTTACAGCTGGTGTCCGGACAAACCAATGTTTCAAGTGGAGGCTTGCTAGGTGGGCTCAATCTTGCCGGCATTGGTTTAATCAGTAATTTAACCGGCGCACTCATTGGCGAAGATTTCTTTCGTTTAGATTACCTTTTGAATGTGGATGCCCAAGCGATTTTTGCACAAATGAGCTGGGCCTTGACCGATCAGTTTATTATCACTCCGGGTATTCGCTATAGCCGCGAACAAAAGGTCGCGGATGCGAGTGGAGAAGGCGTTTGTCGCACTGCCGCACTGGGCACGCCTTGTATAATGGAGTCGGCATTAAGCGCAGAAGACTACGATGAGCGAGGCTTAAGTCGCAAGGAAAGCGATGTTTCACCTAAATTAGCGTTTCAATATTATTTGAATCGCGACACCAATGTCTTCTTAACCTATGCCCGCGGCTATAAAAGCGGCGGTTTTAATGCCTCGTCTTTTGGCGGCGAAGATCTGTCTTTTGAGCCGGAAGAAGCCGCGACAATAGAGGCGGGATTTAAAGGCGAGTTCTTTGAAAACACTCTGCGCTTGAATGCAGCGGTGTACCAAACCGAGTTTGATAACTTGCAGGTATTGGCGTTTAACGGCGCATTCTTTGATGTGACCAATGCCGCATCAGCAATATCTCGTGGCTTGGAAATGGACTTTATGTGGCTGACGCCGTTTGAGCCGCTTAGTATTGCCGGTTCGCTAGGGCTGCTAGATGCCAAATATGACAGCTATCCCAATGCGCCAGCGCCGATTACTCAGGGTGTGAATGCCAAGCAGGATCTAAGCGGTAAGCGTATTGCCTTCGCTCCAGAGCAAAGCGCCAGTATTACTCCGACCTTGACCCTACCGCTATTTGGCCTTGCCATGCGCGCCAGTGTAGATTATTTGTACCAAGGTAATCAGTACACCGACGGTGACTTAGACCCCAATAGCTACCTCAAAGGTTTCTCGCAAGTATCGGCCAGAATTAGTCTCGGCTCCACTGATCAACGCTGGGCTGTAAGCTTGGGCGGTAGTAATTTAACCGAAGAAAAAGTACTGAATCAGGTCTTAGATACCGTATTTTTCCCCGGCTCCTACAACGCCCGTCAAAAGTCTGGCCGCAAGATTTTTGCATCGCTGTCGTTTGCTTGGTAA
- a CDS encoding TonB-dependent receptor family protein: MLSTRCAAIAALSLCSFAAANGQTDIKTLETIEVHGLFLGSNVSGTLPALQNGKIFEGKKTTSVNLDEQPVFVEPNLRQMFSRLPGLFVSDQKIPSIYNVNYRGLGNPHESEFVAFFQNNIPLAADLFGYPTIYFMPAAQRVERIEFVRGGGGLLYGPQIGPVLNFVTRRADAEAENSFSTDQTIGSDGLYSTYNEVRWAHNDFGFLASYDHRSADGPRRNEDYETNAGYFGVSYEGLKDIRLGFDLDLYQSDSGEAGRLTSQEFASNRDLVKSPFNRVEIDQLIATAKYEQQINEASTLDASIWYSSMDRLSRRSAMFTDPADEPATTAIDEQQFANYGFDVRYALSWGHDNVLTAGTTAYLGDNPRTRHISSDIRSSTQNSADLAFKQDRVISYNAVFVENLFRFGKLSVVPTMRFERVNYDLAEVVKNPSLNREAIDLDRTFNETLFGLGLMYQASERSEIYTNFSESYRPQRFDDLINPASELAGSNNPSVSRAVNYEIGYRSQPIDNLVLDISLFRIDFEDKVEQIQVNVTDVERINSGDSRHQGVEFSVEYDLLPSTSRSLKLFANGSLLDAEISNSLNTSLIGNSTAFSPEHLLRTGLLFDSEKWNAALTATVVGEQYWQDSNLARGSGASEIAAEIPGYEVLDFSLEYEYSEQWSLYGGINNMLNQDYYSRVRADGIEPAQERTFYMGFRFEIR, translated from the coding sequence ATGCTTAGCACACGATGCGCCGCAATCGCTGCGCTGTCGCTTTGTTCTTTTGCTGCCGCCAACGGCCAAACAGATATCAAAACTCTTGAAACCATCGAGGTTCACGGCCTATTCCTGGGTTCCAATGTCTCAGGAACACTCCCCGCCCTGCAGAACGGCAAAATCTTTGAGGGTAAGAAAACCACGTCGGTTAATCTAGACGAGCAGCCAGTATTCGTGGAGCCCAATCTGCGGCAGATGTTCTCACGCCTGCCCGGCCTATTCGTTTCCGATCAAAAAATTCCGAGTATCTATAATGTAAACTACCGGGGGTTGGGTAACCCGCACGAATCCGAATTCGTGGCATTCTTTCAGAACAACATCCCTCTTGCCGCCGACCTTTTTGGTTACCCGACGATCTACTTTATGCCTGCCGCACAAAGGGTGGAAAGGATCGAATTCGTACGTGGTGGCGGCGGTTTACTCTACGGACCACAGATCGGTCCGGTGTTAAATTTCGTGACCCGCCGTGCGGATGCCGAAGCGGAAAATTCCTTCAGCACCGACCAGACAATTGGCAGTGACGGTTTATACAGCACCTATAATGAAGTGCGCTGGGCCCATAATGACTTCGGTTTCTTGGCCTCTTACGACCACCGCAGCGCAGATGGGCCGCGCCGTAATGAAGACTACGAGACTAACGCGGGCTACTTTGGCGTTTCCTATGAAGGCTTAAAAGATATTCGTTTGGGCTTCGATTTAGATCTCTACCAGTCCGACTCTGGTGAAGCTGGCCGACTCACCTCGCAGGAGTTTGCAAGCAACCGCGATCTGGTGAAGTCGCCCTTTAATCGCGTAGAAATCGATCAACTGATCGCCACTGCCAAATATGAGCAGCAGATCAATGAGGCCTCGACCTTAGATGCCAGCATCTGGTATTCCTCTATGGATCGCTTGAGCCGCCGATCTGCAATGTTCACCGACCCCGCTGACGAGCCCGCAACAACCGCCATCGACGAGCAGCAGTTCGCAAACTATGGCTTCGACGTCCGTTACGCCTTGTCTTGGGGGCATGACAACGTGCTAACCGCCGGCACCACCGCCTACCTAGGCGACAACCCGCGCACCCGTCATATCAGTAGTGACATTAGATCCAGCACCCAGAACTCGGCGGATCTAGCCTTCAAGCAGGACCGCGTCATCAGCTATAACGCTGTTTTTGTCGAGAACCTTTTCCGCTTCGGTAAACTTAGCGTGGTGCCGACCATGCGCTTCGAGCGGGTCAATTACGATTTAGCGGAAGTGGTGAAAAATCCCAGTCTCAATCGTGAGGCCATAGACCTAGATCGCACATTTAATGAAACCCTGTTCGGCTTGGGTCTGATGTACCAGGCTAGTGAGCGGTCAGAAATATACACCAACTTCTCAGAATCTTATCGCCCGCAGCGCTTCGACGATCTGATCAACCCGGCATCAGAATTGGCGGGTAGCAACAACCCTAGCGTATCGCGCGCCGTCAACTATGAGATCGGTTATCGCAGCCAGCCGATTGATAATCTGGTTCTCGATATCAGTCTGTTTCGCATCGATTTCGAAGACAAAGTCGAACAGATCCAAGTGAATGTCACCGACGTTGAAAGGATAAACAGTGGCGACTCACGCCATCAGGGTGTGGAGTTTAGTGTAGAGTACGACCTACTACCGAGCACCTCGCGCTCACTCAAGTTGTTCGCCAACGGCTCTCTGCTTGATGCCGAAATAAGCAATAGCTTGAACACCAGCCTGATTGGTAACAGCACCGCATTCTCGCCCGAACATTTGCTGCGTACTGGCTTGCTGTTCGACAGTGAAAAGTGGAACGCCGCTCTTACCGCTACCGTCGTAGGTGAACAGTATTGGCAGGACTCCAACCTAGCCCGTGGCAGCGGCGCCAGCGAGATTGCTGCGGAGATTCCAGGCTATGAGGTGTTGGACTTCAGCCTCGAATATGAATACAGCGAACAGTGGAGCTTGTACGGCGGCATCAACAATATGCTAAACCAAGACTACTATAGCCGAGTGCGGGCCGACGGTATTGAGCCAGCTCAGGAGCGGACCTTTTATATGGGGTTCCGCTTCGAAATTCGCTAA
- a CDS encoding CaiB/BaiF CoA transferase family protein, with amino-acid sequence MNKPLKGLRILDLTHMLSGPFCTMTLADLGADLVKVEPISGEGTRKLLANDPRHSIDGMGAYFITLNRNKRSIAIDLKSAEGLDIFYDLVKTADIVINNFAAGVPAKLKIDYPHLAKVNSRIISCSITGFGEDGPGANRPAFDQVAQAYGGGMSITGTDASQPMRAGIPIGDLGGGMFGIMGILSAVIERHTSGVGQHVDISMLDVQISLLNYMATMYHLSGENPHPIGNSHFVHVPYNSYPTADGHLVICVLTDNFWHKLKDLVNCPALNSAKYDSQPGRLAAKEIIDQTLADIFRLDSTANWLTKLNDARIPVAPVNNFEQALNDPQVQHRNMVVELKHPSGASTKGPGNPIKLSRSNEESFSAAPLLGQNTDELMAELSKYSPADTARLKAAGIIA; translated from the coding sequence ATGAATAAACCCCTCAAGGGCCTGCGCATTTTGGATTTAACCCATATGCTGTCGGGCCCGTTTTGCACTATGACACTGGCTGACCTCGGTGCTGATCTCGTCAAAGTGGAACCGATCAGCGGCGAAGGCACGCGCAAATTGCTGGCCAACGACCCCCGGCATTCCATAGACGGTATGGGTGCCTATTTCATCACTCTAAATCGCAATAAACGCAGTATCGCTATCGATTTAAAAAGTGCTGAAGGTTTAGATATTTTTTACGATTTAGTTAAAACCGCCGATATAGTGATTAATAATTTTGCCGCTGGCGTCCCCGCCAAACTCAAAATTGATTACCCACATTTGGCAAAGGTCAATTCGCGCATTATTAGCTGCTCAATTACCGGGTTTGGCGAAGACGGCCCCGGTGCAAATCGACCGGCCTTCGACCAAGTAGCCCAGGCCTATGGTGGCGGCATGTCCATTACCGGCACAGATGCCAGCCAGCCCATGCGAGCAGGTATACCTATCGGCGATTTAGGCGGTGGTATGTTTGGCATTATGGGAATACTGAGCGCAGTGATAGAACGTCATACTTCCGGCGTTGGCCAGCACGTTGATATCTCTATGCTCGATGTACAGATTTCATTACTAAATTACATGGCCACCATGTATCACCTGTCGGGCGAGAACCCGCACCCTATCGGCAATAGTCATTTTGTGCACGTGCCTTACAATAGCTACCCAACCGCCGACGGCCATCTTGTGATTTGTGTGCTCACAGATAATTTCTGGCACAAGCTAAAAGACTTGGTGAACTGCCCAGCCCTTAATAGCGCCAAGTACGACAGCCAGCCAGGACGCTTGGCAGCCAAAGAAATAATTGACCAGACCTTAGCCGATATTTTCCGCCTCGACAGCACGGCAAACTGGCTAACAAAATTAAATGACGCAAGGATTCCAGTAGCACCGGTTAATAATTTTGAGCAGGCCTTAAACGACCCTCAGGTGCAGCATCGCAATATGGTCGTTGAGCTAAAGCATCCCTCAGGTGCAAGCACCAAGGGTCCGGGCAATCCCATTAAACTGTCACGCAGCAATGAAGAATCCTTCTCTGCGGCGCCGCTACTAGGCCAAAATACTGATGAACTGATGGCAGAATTAAGCAAGTACTCGCCAGCGGATACCGCGAGACTAAAAGCAGCGGGTATCATTGCCTAA
- a CDS encoding type II toxin-antitoxin system Phd/YefM family antitoxin, whose protein sequence is MTTLNATEARSKLYALIDETSTSHQPIIITGKRGNAVLLSEDDWNAINETLHLLSIPGMRESIREGMDVELDKCGKSLDW, encoded by the coding sequence ATGACCACACTTAATGCCACAGAAGCTCGTTCCAAGCTTTACGCGCTGATAGATGAAACGTCTACAAGTCACCAACCTATTATTATTACTGGAAAGAGGGGCAACGCTGTTTTACTGTCGGAAGACGACTGGAATGCCATCAATGAGACACTTCATCTGCTATCCATTCCCGGTATGCGCGAATCTATCCGAGAAGGTATGGACGTCGAACTCGACAAATGTGGTAAGAGTCTTGATTGGTGA
- a CDS encoding Txe/YoeB family addiction module toxin: MSWTLYFTKQAQKDARKLASSGLKDKAQELLKIVERNPYQNPPPYEKLIGDLAGAYSRRINIQHRLVYQVLEEDKAIKVLRLWPHYE, translated from the coding sequence GTGAGCTGGACTCTTTATTTCACTAAACAGGCTCAAAAAGATGCTCGAAAACTAGCGTCGTCCGGGCTAAAAGATAAGGCTCAGGAGCTGCTGAAAATTGTCGAAAGGAACCCGTATCAGAATCCTCCTCCCTATGAAAAATTAATTGGTGATTTAGCGGGCGCCTATTCTCGCCGAATAAACATCCAGCATCGCTTGGTATACCAAGTGTTAGAAGAAGACAAAGCGATCAAAGTATTGAGGCTATGGCCTCACTATGAGTAA
- a CDS encoding SDR family oxidoreductase, producing MQDLFSIAGKTALVTGGSRGIGAMIAEGFVRAGAKVYITSRKAKELNETCLRLSELGECIAIPSDLSQLDGIKQLADELISRESKLDILINNAGATWGAPIDEFPESGWDKVMDLNVKSVFFLTQKLLPLLRSAATKDEPARVVNLASIYALRYSHQNTFSYSASKAAVLQLTQQLGASLIKDHINVNAIAPGLFPSNMTAFLMEDEEALNNSIPMHRAGKLEDAAGTAIYLCSRASSYMTGGLLVIDGGSVVSAG from the coding sequence ATGCAGGACTTATTTTCGATTGCAGGCAAAACCGCCCTAGTCACTGGCGGCTCGCGAGGCATTGGTGCCATGATCGCTGAGGGCTTTGTCCGCGCCGGCGCCAAGGTCTATATCACCTCACGCAAGGCCAAAGAACTTAACGAGACCTGCCTTCGGCTGTCTGAGCTGGGCGAGTGTATCGCCATTCCCTCAGACTTATCTCAATTAGATGGTATTAAACAGTTAGCTGATGAGCTGATAAGCAGAGAGAGTAAACTAGACATTCTGATTAATAACGCAGGGGCAACCTGGGGCGCGCCTATCGATGAGTTTCCGGAAAGCGGCTGGGACAAGGTCATGGATCTCAATGTAAAATCGGTGTTCTTTCTCACCCAAAAATTACTGCCCTTGCTGCGCAGCGCGGCAACTAAAGACGAACCTGCACGGGTTGTAAATCTGGCATCCATCTACGCATTGCGCTACTCACATCAGAATACTTTTTCCTACTCCGCTAGCAAGGCGGCCGTGCTGCAACTCACCCAGCAATTGGGTGCTAGCTTGATTAAAGACCATATCAATGTGAATGCCATTGCACCCGGCTTATTCCCCAGTAATATGACCGCTTTCTTAATGGAAGACGAAGAAGCACTGAATAACAGTATTCCCATGCACCGCGCTGGCAAGCTGGAAGACGCTGCGGGTACCGCCATTTATTTATGTTCACGCGCATCGTCGTATATGACTGGCGGATTGCTGGTTATCGACGGCGGATCAGTCGTCAGCGCCGGATAA